A region of the Vibrio chagasii genome:
CAGCGGTCGTTAGTCGCAGATACGCCTAAGCTGGTTGTTGAGTCTGAGACAGACAAGTTCGCACTGCCAACACATATTCAGCAACACTTGATGCAAGGGACTAACCGTTCGCTGGCGATCAAGGACTTATATACGCTTTGGGGCTACCAATCCTCTCTGCGTGACGGTTTATGCTTAAGTGAGCCACAAAGCGTGTTCGTATGTGAACAACAACAAGCAAGTCTAGATGACCTTCTAGAGTTAGGCGTCCCTGTGGTATTGAACTTAAAGGTAGAGCAAGAGCCTGTGTTTGCTGTGCTTTATGGTGCATCACAAGACGCTGTCGAGTTATTGGTGAACGAAAAACTGTTAGTCATGCCGAAGCAATCTTTAGAGAAGGTCTGGCATGGTGATTATGTCGCGATTTGGAAACAGCCATTGCGAGAAACGTTAAAAGAGGGATATCAGGGTGAAGCTGTCGCTTTGCTTGATTTGTTGCTTTCTGAGGTTCTTGGAGAGGTTGTGTCCGGTAGTGATGTATTTGATTACGAATTAAAAATGAAAGTCGAAGCGTTTCAAACATGGCAGGGCATGTCGGTCGACGGTATTGCTGGTCAACGAACTTTAGCGAGGCTGCAAAGGTTAGCTCAGCTAGATTCTCCGAAGTTAATGTCATTAAGCGGAGGAGCGAGCTAATGTCACGCATTATGCATGAGTTGAATCAGTCCTCAGACAAATCTAGCTTTAAGGGCTACCAAAACCATCAAGTGCCGAGTTCTGCAAAGGGTATCAGCAACAAACGCGGTTCGTCGTTGGCTATGGGGTTGCTTGTTTTACTTGTGCCTTCTCTGTTGGTAGGTGGTGCCTTGGTGTATCAATCTTACCATCAACAGCAAACGGCTAACCAAGCTGCTATTAGTTCGAATTCAGAATCAGAAACCCAGTCTGTTCAAGCCAAGGATATCGAAACGGCTGATTTGAATGTCGAAGAAGAAGTCGAAGATGAGCCTCTGTTTGTGGTGCGTCCAGCGCCGACAAGCAAGACGTTAAAATCGTTACCTCGCCAAGAGGTTTATGCTCAAGTTAACTCTGATAGCACTCAACTGTCTGCTGGGGTAATTGTGCCGGTAACCAAAGCAGAGAGCACAGCGCGAACAGTGGATGATTCAGAGCTGTCATTAGCTGAGCCTGAAGTTGGACCTGGTGTGAACGACGAAAGCAATTATCAGCAATCAGATAGCGACCTGCTACAAGGCTTGGATTTGACAGAGTTACCGCCTGATTTGGCATTGAAGCTAGAAGCGATTATGGATGAGCAGCCAAGTGCACCTGAGCCGATGGACTCGCGACCAGCAAGCCAGATGGAACCTCAAGTGATTGAGCTCGAAAATCACGTTAACAGTTTGTCTGGCGTATTACCTAAGCTCGACTTACAAACCCATATGTACTCAAGTAGTGAGAACAAGCGTTGGGTCAAAGTGAATGGGCAAGAGGTGTCACAGGGCGATTGGATCGGTAATGATGTTCAACTGCTAGAGATCAAGCCGCAATCTGTGGTTGTTGAGTTTAATCAGCAGAAGATTGAGATTCCTGCTTTGTACGAGTGGAAGGGCTAACCTAAAGCTGCTACAAGCGCTTTGATAACATGTTGAGATAAATAAAAAGGAGCACTTAGGTGCTCCTTTTAGTATCCGATATTGAATTTACTTTGTGTAACGCAATACAGTCAAACGATCAGCTTACGCCCAGCCGTTTGGTGATTTCTTACGACGAGGAATGATGTGTGGTAGAACAAGGCCAAGAAGTAGACCAATACCAGCAACACCACCACCGTACATGAAGTACTTCAATAGTAGGTCATCTTTCTGCGTGTCTAGCTTAGCGCGTAGTTCACGGTTTTCTGTTTGAGAACTTGTTAGCTGTTGGCTAATCTCGCTGTAGTTCTGCTCTAGTTCAGCAATCTGCTTATTACGAGAATCTAGAGAACTTGCTAGGCCTGCTTTTTCACTGTCAGCCGTTTGACGTGCGTTAGCCAGCTTAGTTTTCACTTCTGTCAGTTCTTTCTCAAGCTTAGGCATACGCAGAGCCATACTCTCTTTAGTACTTACAAACTTGCTTTCAACCCAACCTTTACGGCCACGGTTGTCTTGGATTTGTGTGTAACCCGTACTCTTGTTTGCTTGCAGGTAGGTAATCTTCTCACCAGCGTCAACACTGCCGATAATACGGAAGGTGTTGTTTGGGCCAGAATGCATATAAGTAAATAGTTTGTCAGCAATATAACGGTCTTGTGCAAAGGCAGCTGGAGCCGCAAGCATTGCGAACAAAACTAAGCTAATCAGTTTTTTCACAGTAAATCCCTTAACGATTCTAATTGGGTAGGCGGATGAGTCAGCCTCAATGAGCAAATAATATTTAGTTTCTTTATGCGGTGCAACAAAGAAGGGAGGCAAAGCCTCCCTTTCTGTGCGTTTGAGTCAATAATGACATGGCATTTACATATCGTTACTGAAGCTCACATAATTCTGACGCTAGCATCGACTAACGCAGTGGCAATTACATGCTAAACATAGCCTGAATACCGTAGAAGAACACAACAGCAAGTAGAGCACCTGCTGGCAGTGTCACAATCCACGAAGCCACGATATTACGTACAACGCCTAAGTTCAGTGCTGCGATACCACGAGCAAAACCAACACCCAACACCGCACCAACCAGTGTTTGTGTAGTTGAGATTGGAAGACCAGTACCTGACGCTAGAACAACCGTACATGCTGTAGCAAGTTGCGCTGCAAAGCCACGGCTCGGTGTTAGTTCTGTAATACCAGTACCTACCGTTGCCATTACTTTATGACCAAGAGTCGCAAGACCAACCACGATACCAAAACCGCCTAGAGGAAGAATCCACCATGCGATAGTGCTCTTACCTGTGATTTCGCCCATGTGCTCAACCGTTGATACAACAGCAGACAGTGGACCAATCGCGTTTGCAACGTCGTTTGAACCGTGTGCGAATGCCATAGCACAAGCTGTGATAACCATTAGTACAGAGAAGATACCTTCAACACCAGCAAAGCCGTGGTCTTCTTCGCGGTTAGCGAATTTCTTCTGGATGTATAGGTAACCACCAATCATTACAATTGCTGATACTGCTGCAGCCCAAACCCATGCTTCAGTGTTGCTTAGGTGAAGACCAACGTGCTTAAGACCTTTCTTGATTGTTACCAGTGCAATTACCATCGTTGTGATGAACATGTATACCGGTACAAAGCGCTTCGCGTTGAATAGCGGGTTCTCTGTATCAAAAATCAGTCGCTGAGCACTCACAAAGATAACGTAAGCGAAGAAACCAGAGATGACAGGAGTAATAATCCAACTGCCCACAATGCCTTGAACGCTGTTCCAGTCTACCGCTTCAGTACCTACAGACACGCAAGCGAAACCGATGATTGCACCGATGATTGAGTGAGTAGTAGAAACAGGCCAGCCCATGTACGAAGCTAGAAGTAGCCATGTACCTGCAGCAAGAAGTGCAGACATCATACCGAATACAAGAACGTCTGGTTGATGTGCGAATAGAGATGTTTCGATAACACCTTTACGGATCGTATCGGTAACTTCGCCACCGGCAAGATATGCACCAGCGAATTCAAAGATCATTGCGATAATGATCGCTTGTTTTACGGTTAGAGCTTTAGAGCCTACTGAGGTGCCCATTGCGTTCGCAACGTCATTTGCACCAATACCAATAGCCATCAAGAAACCGAAAGCTGCTGCAACAATAATCAGGACAGTGCCGTAGTTAGCAAGGATATCCATCGTAATACCTAGTTGTTTGATAACAAGCGGAACAAATTTAGACGCAAAAAACCGCTCAGCGAGAGAAATACTCAACGCATAAGTGGTTTGTTCAAAAAATGCTCTTCGTTATATGGTTAACGTATGATTTAAGATCGAGAAAGCATTACTTCAAGACGAGCGCCTACACGCTGTGCTTGATCTGCAATACCACCAACCCATTCAAGAATTTTGTATAAGAACATGATATCAACTGGATTCAGATCGCCTTCAATCGCCATTAGTTGTTGGCGTAGTTCGATCTGCATCGCGTCCGTGTCATCTTCAATTACATCTAATTGATGAATCATTTCAGCAACGAGTGTTACTTCACGGCCCTTAAAGCCAGTCTCAAGTAATTCGTCTAGTTCATTGATTACGTTTTGTGCTTGGTTCGCTGCATCTAGACAACGTTTAACGTAAGCGATGAAGTTTTCTTGTAGAGGAGCAGGAATGACAAGTTGACGACCATATACACGGCCAGCAATGTCTTTCGCTAGGTTTGCTAGTTTGTCTTGCTGAGTTAATAGCTCCAACATGTCGGTGCGATCAACAGGCATAAACAAACCACGAGGAAGTTTAAGGCGAATTTCACGTTTTAGTACGTCAGCTTCTTTCTCAAGGTGAGAAATCTGAGCTCGAATTTCAGCTGCTTTTTCCCAGTCACCCTTTGAAGAAACTTCAAAGAAATTAACTAGGTGAGAACAACATTCGTTCACGCATACTACGTGACGCTGCAAAGGTTTAATTGGGGACTTTGCAAATAACCCCATAATTGTATTTACTGGCATGGTCATCCAACCTAATAAATAATAACCTTAAAACAACATACACCATATTCATGGTGAAATGTTAAGCGATGGCTACAAAGTCGCGCATGTTAACCTAATCAATGTCTCATTAAAACTGTTTTAGATCATCATAAGGGCGATATTTCTGACTTGCCGACTTTGAAAATTGGCAATATCCTGTCCCTATCTTCACAGAAAGGTATAACTATGGAAACCGAGATAGAACTGAAGTTTTTTGTTTCTCCTGATTTTTCAGAGACTTTACGCAATAAAATTGCTGAAACTAAAGTACTTCAGCACAGTTGTCGTGAGCTAGGTAACATCTACTTTGACACCCCTGACAACTGGCTACGCAAGCACGATACCGGCTTGCGCATTCGACGCTTTGATGACGTATTTGTACAAACGGTAAAGACAGCGGGTCGCGTTGTTGCTGGCCTGCATCAAAGGCCGGAATACAATGCAGAACACGATAGCAATGAGCCAAAACTTGCCTTACATCCAGAAGATATTTGGCCTGAAGGTAAGGACATTGAAACATTGCAAGCTGAGCTTACTCCTCTGTTCTCGACTAACTTCACGCGTGAACAGTGGCTGATTGGCATGCCTGACGGTAGCCAAGTCGAGGTTGCCTTTGACCAAGGTTTCGTTGAATCCGGTGATCTGCAAGAACCGATTTGCGAAGTTGAGCTTGAACTTAAATCCGGCCAAACGGATGCTCTGTTTACATTGTCTCGCCAATTCTGCGAACAAGGTGGTATGCGCTTAGGTAACTTAAGCAAAGCAGCTAAGGGTTACCGACTTGCTCAAGGTTATCAAGGCGATGAAGTAACTCCTTTGACCTTAGTTGATACTGACAAAAGTGATACCGTTGAATCGTGTTTCATTCAATCTTTAGAGCATGCTCTCGCTCATTGGCATTATCACGAGCAAATTTTCACCGAGCGTCAATCGATTGAAGCTCTGCACGAGATCAGCCATTCACTGAGCTTTATCCGCCAGACTTTCACTATATACGGTGGCATTGTACCGAGACGCGCTAGCGCTATTTTACGCCAAGAGCTGAAATGGCTAGAACAAGAGTTGGATTGGCTAAAAAGCTATGACCACTTTGAGGATTTGCTAGAAGATAAAGGCCACGTTCTGCGTAAGCTTGATGCTCGTAAGTTCTTAGTGGCTGAGCTAAAAGAGATGCAAGAGCAATTGCCAGATCGTGAAGAGTTACTGACTCTCTTGAGTTCAGCCCGCTACACCGGTCTTCTGCTTGATTTAAGCCGCTGGATACTTACTCGAGGTTGGCAGCCATTCTTGGACGATAAAGCGCGTGAGCAAATGGAGCGCGGAATTGAGTGGTTCTCTGTGAAGCAGCTTGATCGCACTTGGGCGGAGCTGATGGAAGCCTTTCCACCAGAGCGCGTGATGACAAGCCAAGCCTATATCGACCAGCAGTATCGTTTGATGCGTAACCTGTATTCTGGTGTTGGCTTTGCGAGCTTATATGATGACGATGAGCGTAATAGCTTCCGTTTGCCTTGGGCGGACATGGTACAAGGTATCGACGATTTGTTGATGCTACGAACCTTACAGCCACTCACTGAGAAGTTAGAAGGTGATGAGAAAGATCAGCTAGAGCGTTGGCTTGCTCGTCAAGAAGTTTCCATTTTGCATGCGATGGAGCAGACTCGCCAAATCAGTGTTGAAGTTGAGCCATACTGGCAAGACTAGTCTCTACACTAACATCCATTTTTAAATAGGGCCTTGGCCCTATTTTTTTGTCTGTCGTTCAAGCGACTCGAGCCGCTCTAGTATCTGTTGCTGCTGCTCTAGAATCTTATCCAGTTTACGCTCTTTGTTTTCCAATTGTTGATTCTGGAGGTCGGTAGGCTCAGTAATCAGCGAGGTAATTAGACCTGAGATCATACCAAATACACCAACCCCACAGATGATCACAATCGATGCGATTAACTGACCAGCGGTGGTTACTGGATAATGGTCGCCATAGCCAACGGTACTGATGGTCACGAAAGCCCACCACAACGCATCATGACCAGTCGTGATATTGGCATTAGGATCTTTGTGCTCCAATAGCAGGATCGTGCCAGCACCGATGGTCAGTAAGATCACCAAAAGCAGAATGATGGAAGCGAAAGTGGTCTCTTTTCTGTTACGAAACAGCTCTCTGAAAATACGTTTACTTGAACGTAGAACCAAGATGACTCGCAGAATTTGAAAAATACGAGCGAAACGGAGTGGCTCGATCATTGGGATACTTGCCAAGAAATCGATCCAGTGTACTTTGAGGTATTCTTTCTTGTTTTGTGATCTGAATAGATCAATCGTGAGCTGAAAAAGAAAAACACTACAGATTATAAAATCGAGGCCGATAAGGACTTGTTTCGATTCTTTATCAATCGGCGCAAACAACAAGCCTGAGATCACAAATAACGCTAAGAAAGAGAGAATCAGTGATAATAAGCTCATCGGCTTAGGTGTGTCTTTGATACTATTTAACATTCATACGAGGCTCAAAATAAATCGCGAACCTGACTCAATCAGCCATCTCGCGGGTATAGAAGCCATCAATATATAAGAGTTAATGGAGAACTGACAATGACTAAACTGTCATTCAAGCCGTGGGAAAGGGTAATCTCTGACGTTCGTCTCGTTCCGAAAATGATCATGCTGATGGTGTTCAGTACCATCTTGATCATTTCTAAACAGCTATGGGACGCGAGCACGTTTTACGATTCATTGCTCGCTGCAACGAATAATGCACAAGTCGCGCAGCAGCATTATGAGACTTACCTGGTTCAAGTCGCTTGGCAGACAGGTTTGATGATCATTGTGTTTGTGGTTCTTTTATTAGCGGCAGCTCGCGTTATGCTGCGCCAAACTCAATACCTCAGCGATGCCATTAAAACGATGGCAGACAAGAACCTATCAGTACCGATTCACATGGACTGTAAAGATGAATACGGCGATGTAGCTCGTGAGCTAGAAAAAACACGAGTTCAGCTGCATGACATGGTGAAGGCTCAACTGGCTTCTTCTGATGAGCTATTTGCTCTAACAGAAGTGATGACCATCAGCATGTCAGAGACTAAAGAGTCTGCTCAAGAAGAGTTCAACGAGATTGACCAACTGGCAACGGCAATGAGTGAAATGACCTCTACTGTTCAAACGGTTGCTGAACATGCACAAAGCGCTTCTTCTCTTACTGAGCAAGCATCAGGCCAAGCTTTGACGGGACAGAAGTTCGTTCAGGGCTCTGTATCTAAAATGAGTGAACTATCTTCAGATATCGCAGCGTCTGCAGCAGCGGTAAACCAAGTTGAAGAGCGCGTTGATTCAATCGGTAGCGTTGTCGGTACAATCCAAGGCATTTCAGAACAAACCAACTTACTGGCACTAAACGCAGCGATTGAAGCGGCGCGTGCAGGTGAAGCTGGTCGTGGTTTTGCTGTGGTTGCTGATGAGGTTCGTAACCTTGCACAGCGCACTCAGCAAGCAACCGTCGAGATTCAAGATATGATCAGCCATCTACAAAGCAGTGCTAACTCTGCGGTAGAGTTGATGGAAAAGAGTGTTGTTGAAGCGGCTGAAGGTGTTGATCTAGTGACCAATGCGGGTTCGGAGTTGGATGGTATCGTAAGCCAAGTGAACCAAATCAATGACATGAACTTCCAGATTGCGACGGCTGCAGGCCAACAGAGCAGCGTTGCGGAAGAGATGAGTGTCAACCTGACCAATGTT
Encoded here:
- a CDS encoding general secretion pathway protein GspB, with protein sequence MSRIMHELNQSSDKSSFKGYQNHQVPSSAKGISNKRGSSLAMGLLVLLVPSLLVGGALVYQSYHQQQTANQAAISSNSESETQSVQAKDIETADLNVEEEVEDEPLFVVRPAPTSKTLKSLPRQEVYAQVNSDSTQLSAGVIVPVTKAESTARTVDDSELSLAEPEVGPGVNDESNYQQSDSDLLQGLDLTELPPDLALKLEAIMDEQPSAPEPMDSRPASQMEPQVIELENHVNSLSGVLPKLDLQTHMYSSSENKRWVKVNGQEVSQGDWIGNDVQLLEIKPQSVVVEFNQQKIEIPALYEWKG
- a CDS encoding TIGR04211 family SH3 domain-containing protein, which gives rise to MKKLISLVLFAMLAAPAAFAQDRYIADKLFTYMHSGPNNTFRIIGSVDAGEKITYLQANKSTGYTQIQDNRGRKGWVESKFVSTKESMALRMPKLEKELTEVKTKLANARQTADSEKAGLASSLDSRNKQIAELEQNYSEISQQLTSSQTENRELRAKLDTQKDDLLLKYFMYGGGVAGIGLLLGLVLPHIIPRRKKSPNGWA
- a CDS encoding inorganic phosphate transporter gives rise to the protein MDILANYGTVLIIVAAAFGFLMAIGIGANDVANAMGTSVGSKALTVKQAIIIAMIFEFAGAYLAGGEVTDTIRKGVIETSLFAHQPDVLVFGMMSALLAAGTWLLLASYMGWPVSTTHSIIGAIIGFACVSVGTEAVDWNSVQGIVGSWIITPVISGFFAYVIFVSAQRLIFDTENPLFNAKRFVPVYMFITTMVIALVTIKKGLKHVGLHLSNTEAWVWAAAVSAIVMIGGYLYIQKKFANREEDHGFAGVEGIFSVLMVITACAMAFAHGSNDVANAIGPLSAVVSTVEHMGEITGKSTIAWWILPLGGFGIVVGLATLGHKVMATVGTGITELTPSRGFAAQLATACTVVLASGTGLPISTTQTLVGAVLGVGFARGIAALNLGVVRNIVASWIVTLPAGALLAVVFFYGIQAMFSM
- a CDS encoding TIGR00153 family protein; amino-acid sequence: MPVNTIMGLFAKSPIKPLQRHVVCVNECCSHLVNFFEVSSKGDWEKAAEIRAQISHLEKEADVLKREIRLKLPRGLFMPVDRTDMLELLTQQDKLANLAKDIAGRVYGRQLVIPAPLQENFIAYVKRCLDAANQAQNVINELDELLETGFKGREVTLVAEMIHQLDVIEDDTDAMQIELRQQLMAIEGDLNPVDIMFLYKILEWVGGIADQAQRVGARLEVMLSRS
- a CDS encoding CYTH and CHAD domain-containing protein translates to METEIELKFFVSPDFSETLRNKIAETKVLQHSCRELGNIYFDTPDNWLRKHDTGLRIRRFDDVFVQTVKTAGRVVAGLHQRPEYNAEHDSNEPKLALHPEDIWPEGKDIETLQAELTPLFSTNFTREQWLIGMPDGSQVEVAFDQGFVESGDLQEPICEVELELKSGQTDALFTLSRQFCEQGGMRLGNLSKAAKGYRLAQGYQGDEVTPLTLVDTDKSDTVESCFIQSLEHALAHWHYHEQIFTERQSIEALHEISHSLSFIRQTFTIYGGIVPRRASAILRQELKWLEQELDWLKSYDHFEDLLEDKGHVLRKLDARKFLVAELKEMQEQLPDREELLTLLSSARYTGLLLDLSRWILTRGWQPFLDDKAREQMERGIEWFSVKQLDRTWAELMEAFPPERVMTSQAYIDQQYRLMRNLYSGVGFASLYDDDERNSFRLPWADMVQGIDDLLMLRTLQPLTEKLEGDEKDQLERWLARQEVSILHAMEQTRQISVEVEPYWQD
- a CDS encoding potassium channel family protein, yielding MLNSIKDTPKPMSLLSLILSFLALFVISGLLFAPIDKESKQVLIGLDFIICSVFLFQLTIDLFRSQNKKEYLKVHWIDFLASIPMIEPLRFARIFQILRVILVLRSSKRIFRELFRNRKETTFASIILLLVILLTIGAGTILLLEHKDPNANITTGHDALWWAFVTISTVGYGDHYPVTTAGQLIASIVIICGVGVFGMISGLITSLITEPTDLQNQQLENKERKLDKILEQQQQILERLESLERQTKK
- a CDS encoding methyl-accepting chemotaxis protein, which codes for MTKLSFKPWERVISDVRLVPKMIMLMVFSTILIISKQLWDASTFYDSLLAATNNAQVAQQHYETYLVQVAWQTGLMIIVFVVLLLAAARVMLRQTQYLSDAIKTMADKNLSVPIHMDCKDEYGDVARELEKTRVQLHDMVKAQLASSDELFALTEVMTISMSETKESAQEEFNEIDQLATAMSEMTSTVQTVAEHAQSASSLTEQASGQALTGQKFVQGSVSKMSELSSDIAASAAAVNQVEERVDSIGSVVGTIQGISEQTNLLALNAAIEAARAGEAGRGFAVVADEVRNLAQRTQQATVEIQDMISHLQSSANSAVELMEKSVVEAAEGVDLVTNAGSELDGIVSQVNQINDMNFQIATAAGQQSSVAEEMSVNLTNVRELVEASVVVVGELLETSQIMQSNAEELDGKIKQFKV